GGAACGAGGATCGCTCCCGCATCCAGCTGAGGAAGGATCAGGGCTGGCCCGAGGGGCTGCTCGTATCCCGCGAGGATCCTGTACGCCGCTTCAACGAGGATCCGGTGGCACAGCACCACATCGAAGACGACTCCGCAGTGCAACCGCCGAGGAAGCGTCGGGCGGAGACGCCAGACATCCGCCGCCAAGTCCGGGTGAGGCGCTGCCTTGGCGAGCCAGGCGCTGAGCACGTCGGCTTCCATCAGCGGCGTCGCCATCGGTGTCACCATCGAGCCCTCCCTGGTCTGAATCGCCCTCAGCCGACACGCATGGTGTGCGTCGTGTCACCAAGTGCAGCGAAGTTCGGGTGGCATGACCAGGTCCTTTGGCCGGACCTCTGTGGGCCCCCTACCGGCCTCTGACCGGCCCTTTTGCGGCCCTTTTGCGGCCCTTCTGCACGTCGACGGGGCAATTCGAGGAAGACCGCTCCCGCCGTGCCTGACACAGCCACTACGGTGAAATCAGAAGGAGAGACCGAGAGGCGTCCATGTCCGAGCTGGAGCGCGTGAACACCCATCTGTGGCGGCTGCGCCTCGACTTGGCGCGCTCGCAGGAAGAGATCGTTCAAGATCTCAGGGACTGCGCTGTTCGCATGCACGCACAGGGCAAGCTGGACAAGCGCGTGGACTTCAGCGTCCGGCAGTGGCGGAAGTGGGAGGGCGAGAACCCTCCGTGGCCGCACCCTCCCACTCGCCGTGTTCTCGAAGAGTTCTTCGAGCGGCCGATGGTCGAACTCGGCTTCGCACCCCCGCGCGGAGAGCGACCGACACCTACCAAGGCGGCGCCCTTAACCCGACTCGCGTCCGCCGCTCAGGAAGCTCTTACGGAACTCGTACCGGTATCGGCTGGCCCAGCCGCCGGCCAGAGCCTTCCATGGCTCATGTCCCCAGGCACCGGCTCAGCCAGCGCATCAGAGTGGCGGATCGGCGAAGCCGAAGTCGAACTCCTGCGCACGGCCGCTGACGACATGGACGCCATCGACCAGCAGTTCGGCGGAAACCGCCTGTGGCGGCCCACTCGCGCTCACCTGATGTGGGTCCATCAGATGATCGACCGTGGCATCTACGACGACAAGCTCGGCCGACAACTCCACACTGTCGCCGGAAAATTCACGACCAGCTTGGGCTGGTTCTGCTATGACGCCGGACTCCAACCGGAGGCCCGTGCGTACTTCTCGGAAGCTCTGAACACTGCCAACTTCACGGGCGACGACGCGCTTGCCAGCCGCACCCTCAGCAACATGGCGCGCCAGGCCGTGGACCTGAGCAAGGGCCGGGAGGCCGTACGCTTCGCGCGGCTCGCACAGGCTCACGCCCAGGAATGGTCCGCGCCGCCTCGCGTAGCGGCGCTCCTCGCTATCCGGGAGGCCCAGGGCCACGCGACGGTGGGGGATGACATCTCCTGCGAGGCGAGCATCCGGCGCGCCTGGAAGGAATGGGAACGCGGGCTGGATGACCGCGACCCGGACTGGACGACCTTCCTCAACGAAGCCGAACTGGTATGCCTCGAAGGAATGTGCCGACTCGACCTCGGACAGAACCTCCGGGCACAGAAGCTCCTCGCGCGATCCGAGGCGTTGCAGGACATTGCGCATTCCCGGAACCGGGGGATGTGCCTCGGCCGACTGTCCGCCGCCGCTCTGTCGACCGGAGATCTCAACCACAGTGTCGACGCGGCAGCGGAGTCGCTCCGGCTGATCCAGGGCGGCATGCGCTCGGCGCGCACGGTCCAGCAGCTGACGATCGTCCGGGATGGACTGGCCCCGCACCACCGAAGCAGCGAGGTACGGGACCTGTTGGAGCAGATCCGCGAATGCGTCGCGTGATCACCGCATTGAAGGGAAGTCGCAAAGAGTGGACGCGCAGTTTCAGCGGCATGACGGGACTACGGCCAAGGCCGTCTTGGAAGAGCTGGTCGACGTCTACGCGGAGGTGTACAACGTGCCTCCGTACATCGGAGACCCGTTCTTCTCCGTCCAGTCGTACCGTGACCGTCTGCTCGCTGCTTTCGACATGCCCGGCTTCGAGACCGTCACCGCGAGCCAGGACGGGCAGATCATCGGCTACGTCCATGGCGTGACCTTGGCATCGGACAGAGCCTGGTGGGTGTCACTCGGCAACGACCGCCCTGAAGAACTCCGCCGTACCGCCGAGGATGGACAAATCTTCTGGCTCCGGGAGCTGATGGTGCGTCCCGACCACACCAATCAGGGCCTCGGCAGGCAGCTGCACGACACGGTCATCGCCGGGCGCGCGGAGACGGTCACGACTCTCACCTGCATCATCGACAACCAGCCTGCCCACGACGCATACCTTCGCTGGGGCTACAGCATGATGGGACAGATCAAGCACGCGCCGGAGAGCCCCGTCTACGACGCGATGTTCCTGCCCTCTAGCTGATCCAGGAAGACCTGTATGCGCCACCCTCACTCTGAGGCCCCGGTCGCCCTGACCGCGGGTTCTCGGGATCGCCTCGCCTCCGAGCCAGGCGCTCTCTTCGTATATGGAACGCTGCAATTCCCGACGGTCCTGGAAGCACTGATCGGCCGAATACCGTCTGGCAGGCCAACGGCCGCACCCGGATGGCGCGCCGCCGCGCTCGAACGCCGGGTCTACCCCGGCCTGGTCGCGGCTCCAGGGTCCACCGCGACCGGCCTCCTCATGGAGGATTTGACACCGACCGAGTGGAAGATCCTCGACGACTTCGAGGACGACCGATACGACCTTCGGGAGATCACGCTCGCGGAGGGCCTGACGGGATGGGCCTACGTCTGGCCCGAAGGCGAGGTTCTCCCCTACAACTGGCAGGCCGACTACTTCGCAGATCGTCACCTCGCGGCCTACACCGCTCGATTCAAGGCCCGCGTCGCACAACGGGAATCGCCTGCTTGCTGATCAACTCCATGGTTCGGCCTCCCCAGGTGGAGGCCGAACGCATCGGGGAGCCGGGCGCCGCCGTAGCCGGTCCGGGATCCGTCCAACTCAGTCCAAATTCATGCCGAGTTCGGTGTCCGGGCGGCAGAATCCGCATGCCTGCACCATCGGGTCGAGCAGCGCCGCGCGGGCGTCGTGCGCGGTGATCGGATGCGTCGGGCCGGCGCTCCGACAGTCGTCGGTGTGGATGCGGGCTGGCTCGGGCCCGATCGCCCTCGGCTGCCTCTCCACACTGAAGCCGGTCGCCTTCGGCCCGCGCTGGCTCCCTGCGAAGGCAGGCAGGGCGGCCGGACGCTGCCGGGGCGTCTGGGCAGGCTGAGGCGTTGCGTGGCCTTCGGCGCGACCCAGAGCCTTGGAGACGGCATCGCGCTGAAGCCGCAGGTAGAGGCCCACGGTCTCGTTGTCGGTGATCTGCTGGTCGAGGTGCCGCAGGATCGCCCGGAGGCGAGGTGTATCAGGCGGTAGCGCGGACATGGCCTGTACCGCTGACCACGTCAATGCCTTTCACCTTCAGCTCCTTTCTTCCCGTCCGACACTGCGCAGCTGCTGCCAGGCTGCCGGAGTCAGGCCGCCGCGCTCTGTCCAGTGCGGATGGAAGAGCACCGCGGTCGACAGCTGGTACAGGCGACGCCGCAGCCCTGTGTGGCCGGGCAGGTCGGCGAGCTGACGGTAGGCGGAGATCCACTCCTGCCGTGCCTGAACGAGGTCGTCGGGGAACGGTCGCATGACCGGATTCAAGCATGTGTTCGATTTTCTGCACCACTGGGAACTCACCCCCGCACCCAATGTGACTGGCACCAGAGTTGGAGAGCGGGCTACCTGGCCACTTGAGTGGCTGTTGGCCACCATGTCTTCGCAGTTCCCCGGGACAGCCTGGACGGCGCTCTTGGTCGCGATGAACACGTAGGCAGACATGCCGCACAGGGTGAACGGGCCAGGCGGCCTGCGCCCCCGACTTCGCGGCCGCGTACGCGGCCGTCCGGATCCAGCGCGGAGGAGAGACGCATCATGGCGGACGAGCCCATCGAAACTGCAGTGAGCCGCTGATACTCGCTGAGCGAAGGCTGTGCGAGGAATCAGTGAGGAACCACCAGGGTATTTTTATCCCAGTGCAAATTCAGTAGATCAATGTTCGAGGATGCCCACTCGTTCACCTTTCCCGCATTCCAGTTTCCTGACAGATAGAAGCGGGTCGCCGAATAGTCGAATACATTCCTGGCCTGCTCTATTCTTCCTCGACGCAAATATTCGAAGGCGAGTACTTCGGTAAACTCTCCAACACCGGCCAGGTCGCCGCCATAGAACGGCGGCATGAAATATTCATTCGGATCAATTGGTGCACTGCTACCTGCAACGAAGTTCTGATATATTCTGGATCTTCCGAGTATCGTGCCCGGGCTTGTCATAGCTGCATCAATCGGATTCGTGCCTTCTGAGCACTTCTTGGCCGCCTCTCGCGAGCGGTCAAGGAGTCCTGAGATGACGGCACTCGGCAGCTTTTGGGTCCGCAGAAGGTATGCAAGCGCCGAGATCCAGACCTGTTCTGAATCCCGGAAATATGATGCCATCATGAGAGCGGGAAATATTCCCGGGTGGCTGACTCGATTTCGGATATGCCCCATGAGGCACCGCATGATCATGCAGTAGCGAATAGTACCTTCCATACCCGAGGAGAATGATAGGAGGCTGGAAGAGAGGGCATTCAGGCAGACATTCGGATCCACGGAGGAAACTAGGACGGTCGCGAGAAGATCGACCAATTTCTCTGGAACCTTCGACTTCAACTGCAAGTAATTACTTTTAAGGGCTACCTCGGTGTCAAGGAGTCCTAGAGCTGCTAGTAGCTCTCGCAGATCACCTTCGTAGACAAAAACACCGGGTCGACAGAGAAGCCTGCGCTTGGCTGGTATCTGCATGTCGTATTCGAGATCTTTAACGCACCAAAGCTGTGCATTGCCTCCGTGCAGATGATCGTAGAGGCTCGGCTCGTACCCTGAATATCCCAGAAAGGCTACCGGATGATCCAGCCAATGCGGCGCGACAGGCAGCTGGATCACCTCACGCGTGTAGGAGCAGACCACGTCCCTTGTCTGAAACGAGCCGTGTGGATGGAAGACGGTTATCGCGTCGGCTTGCGTAAAGGACTCGCCGTTCCCTTTGACGCGCTGGCTCGGGCTCGCGACAAGAGCTTCGTAACCTAGTTCTCCGAAGGCGCGCTCCTGCAAAGTGTCCCAATTCACCGTGAAGCACAGTGGTGAGGAGGCAAATCCATCGTGGTAGTACCTCGCGACAGCTCGGTGCAGATCGTTTGGCCTTGCCTCCCCATTCACGTCATTGAAAAAGGAGAGCAGAGACGCCGAGAGATCAAATCCCGCCAATTCGAAGAGATCCAATAGACTCTCAAGAGGCCAGCGAGGCTGGATTGTCTCGATCAGCTGCTGGCGCACGTCGCCTGTGAAGGAACTAGGAATCAGGAGATCGAGGATCGATTCGGTAACGGCCGCGCCGGAAGGAAACCCTGACGGATCCGGCACTGAGAATATGGATCCAGTCCAAAGTAGGGGTTTCTCCTTTCTGATCCAGTCGGCCGCACTTTTCGCGTTTTCGAGTATGGTCGGACTAGACGTTCGCTGCACTTTCACGTCTGGGTTCTTCGCAAATACCCATTCGGCGGGAGGAATTCCTAGTCGAAATTCTCCCTCTTCGCCGTCGCTCGCCATTTTGCCTCCCATAGGAGCCTTCTCAGTGGATGGGTATGGCGGCTCCTGATGGATCTGGTGACATACACTTCCGCAGGCGGCATGAGTACAGTAGACCGTCGCGAGCACAGGGACTCAGTCAGTCGAAGTTCTTGCTCTCCGCCTGCCGCTTTGCCGTTTACCTCCGGTGGTCGACTTGCGACGCCTCTGCAGATGCCTGCGTGTCTATCGTCTACCGATCTGGGCGGCCTGTCGCGCGGAGTCGGCGTGCGGTGGTGCGTAGCGTCCGGAAGATTCGGCTCACGCCCCCTACGGAGTCTGGCGGAGCTATCGTCGGCGGTGCCTACGGCGTTCAGTCACACCCACACGGACGCCGAAGCTGACTACCCGTCGCTGATGTCCGGACGCGGACCAAACCCCCGCCGACAGCGCGGATGGGAGATCGGCCACTCGGCAGCATCTTCGACGCTCCGCACTGTGCGGTTGGCCTTGTCTGTGTCCTGATGGGAGGTCCAGCCGCAGTCGAGGCCGTCGAAGACCTCGACCATGGCGACGCCCGCCTGGCGGGTTTGGTTGAGGGTGCCGGCGTTGTAGGCGACGGCCGACTTGGCGAGGGTGGCGGCCTCGGCCCAGGCACGGACCGGGACGCGAGCACCATTGCGGTAGACGACGTGGGTCAGCTTGTGCTCGGCGGCGAGCCTGGCCGCCAGATTCTTCGCGGCCTGCTTCACTGTCATGTTGCCCGCCGCGAGCAGCGGGACCTCTCGGCGGGCCGCCTCTCGCGCCGCCCGATAGAACTGGTTCGCCATTCGCTCGGCTTCCTGTGAACGGCGCAGGAAATCAGCGTAGGAGTCAGCCGCGAGCGACTGTAGGGCGTCGCGGTGGAACGCGGTCCAGGAGAAGGTCACGTCGAGGGCCTCGGCGGCGGATTCAGCACCAGAGGCGTACAGGTGAGGAAGCTGCCGCTGGACGAACTGCCGGGCCTCCTGGTCTACGCGCTGGCGGAAGGCGCGGATCGCCTGCTTGAACTCCTCCAACGTCGCAACGGTGTGCGGCGTCCTCGGGTTGTCGGCGAACTGGGTGATGACGGCGCGCTGTTTGGCGGCGAGTCGCTGCCAAGCGTCCTCGAGTACCGCCGCAACGCGGCGCGCGATCTCGTCCGAGTCTCCGGGCACCAGCGGTGGCCACTCGTACGGCATGCCGGTCTACCGGCCCCGGCGAGTGCGCAGCAGCGGCGCGGTCACGAGGTCAGTGCTTTCCTCTCCTGCTGCCAGTTCGTCCGGCGCGACCAGGTCCACGAGCGCGGTGATCTGGCGTTCGAGCCCTGCGAGGTTGTTGCTCTGGTCGATGGTGACCACGCCGTCCACGGTCATGCGGAGCGGGTCGGCGAGCAGCTTCGCGCGCCGCTCGGCCAAGACCTCATTCGCGACAGCGCGAGCGGAGGTCAGCCGCGCGTAGCGTGCTTCGAGGTCGGAGGTGTCAGTGGTGGGGCCGAGCTGAGCCAGCAGCCAGGCGCGTACGGCGTTGTCCACGAGGTGCTCCTGTCGTACGAGGTGAGGCCCGGCACCGTGGCGGTGCCGGGCCTCCCTGGTCGTGTGCTGCTACTCGATGTTGGCGGCCGCCATCTTCGTCGCGCGCCGCCTCGGGGCCTTGGCCGGCTCCGAGGCAGGATCCGCCACGGAGGGCGTCTCTCCCGCCTCACCGTCTGCGCCGATCGGGTTCGGGGTGTCCTCCTCCGCAGAGGGAGCCTCCCCTGACCACGCGGCCGGGTTCGGGATGAGTAGGGCGAGCCGCTCGGGAACCTCCTCCCCCGCTTCCAGCCGGATCGAGCCCTGCTCGGGGTCTCGTACGAACACCGTGCGCGCCAACTTCGCCATGACCAGCTCCTTTTAGAAGACCGTCGCCGCGATGTGGATGTCCGGCACGTACAGCACGGGCATCGCAGCAGCGGCGGAGATCGTGGATAGCTGGACTGGGGTACGCGTCTGCACGTGGGTGGTGATCACGATGCCGGGGGCCTCCTCGGCAGTGATGACTCCCTTGCCGCGCAGCTCGATCGCCTCGGCGGTCAGGCCGTACTGCGTCTCCCCCCACTGTTCGCGGCGCGGCGGGATCATTGCCCACAGCGACTCCGGGGTCGTGCGCACCAGGTTGTCGCTGCTGTCGTACGCCTGCACGTCGTAGGTGGTCACGGGCGGCAGGTTGTATTTGGCGCGGACCCGGTTGACCTCCTCCGGCGCGAGCATCCCGGTCGGGATCTGCTCGGTGGATGGCGAGTTGTGGAACGCGGCCCGGTACTCCGCCGTGGCCCCGAGCAGCGACAGCGCCTTCTCCGAGCTGATGACCCGCTCCGGGCGCGGCGCGCCGATGCTCTTCAGGTACTGGATCCACGCCAGCTCGTCGGTGATCGGGGCGGCTGCATCCGATTGGGACCACGGCACCGCCACCGTCGGCCGGTTGGCGGCTGGCACCTTCCAGTCCACATCGAGGGCGACCCCGGGCAGGGACACCACACCGGTGGACAGCATCTGTCCGGCGGCGATCTCCATGGCAGCCTTCGTGGCCTCCACGTGCTGTTCGAGGTCGTCGTACAGCAGGTCGAGGAACTCGCTGGTGTCCTGGCCGCGGTCGACGGCAGCCAGGATGATCTGGAGCTCGGAAAAGGGAAGTTCCTGGCCGACCCAGGGCAGCATGCCTTCGTTGATGACCTGCTCGGCACGCCGCCTGGCGAGCGTCGGCGCGGCTTCCCATGCGCGGAACTTCGCCGCGTTGACGCGCCGCTTGCTGCTCTTCGTACGGAACTTGACGTTGTCGATGTTCCGTTCGGCGAACACCTCGCGGGTGAGGAGATAGTCCTCCGGCGTGGTGATCGCTCGGATGAACGCTTGGATGTCCTCGGGGACGATCGCCTCAAGAAGCTTCTCAAGTGCCATGGGGTCTGCCTCCTTACCGGTAGTGGATGAACGCGGTCGTGTTCGCTGCGGCCGGGGGCGCGAAGGTGACGGGCAGCTTCGACGTCTGCACCTCGCCGCGCCACAGCAGTGCGCCCGCGGTCTTCGCAGAGCCGGGGGTGAACGCGGTCTCGGCAACGAGGAATCCGGCGAGGATCTGGGTGCCGTCGCTCGCCGCGGAGTTGTACGGGGCGTACAGGCCAGATGCGGTGATCTTCCCCAGTGGGATGCCGGACTTGATGATGTTGCGGGGCTGGTTGAGCGTGCCCGCCGTGTAATGGGTGCCTGACGTCAGCTTGCTGGTGTCGACGGTGATCGTCTGGGCTTCGTGGACGCCGTCCAGCGAAGTCAGCCATGTGCGGTCGTCGGTGACCGTCGTGGCAGTGGTGAGGACCTGGTAGTCGCTCACGATGTCTCCCTCTTGGGTGCGGATCGGATTCCTCCCGCACCCGGCGCGAGCGGCAAGGGGCGGTGTCCACGAAACGACGACGGCCGAGCCGCGCCAAGGCGTGGTCCCTGATCAAGCCCGACCGGCGTCCGGAAGGGCGTCCACGTTTTGAGGGGGCGTGGTCCCAGAGCCATGTCTCGTTGACGTGGTCAGTCGCTGATGAGCCCTCGTCGCCGGGCCATTTCGAGACCCGCCGCTCCGCGCCTGGGCGGAATGCCTCCGCGCTTCGGCGGACCGCCGGCGGGAGATCCGCCCGGAGCGGGCGGCACGGTCTCCCGGGCCAGGCTGAACAACTCGGGGCGCCGCCCTTTCAGTTGCTCAGCGGCAGCGACGACAGCCTCCTCGCCGGCGTCGGGCTGGTCGTGAAGGGCTCGGTCGATCAGGAGCACCGCGTCATCAAGGTCGTCCCCGGCCGCGCCGAGTCCTCCGAGGGCGGCACGCCGGATGGCGGCGCGCTCCCTGGCCAGGGCCTGCGCCTCGCGCGTCTCGGCTGACCTCAGTTTCTCCTCGGCGGCCTGCTCACGGCGTTCGACCTCGGTCAGCGCGGCCTGGTCAGCGTCGCGCTTCGTCGTGATGAACTCGGTCAGCGCCTCGGAGTTGTCGAAGCCGAGGTCGCCGAGCAGCTTCTTCACGGCAGCCCGGCCGCCCTGGGTCTTCTCGCGGGCCAGCAGCCGCGACAGGTCTTCCTGCGTAACGCCGCCGCTCGGGGCGTCGCCCTCGTCGCCGGGCTTGTTGGAGTCGTCGTCGGACGAGGCCCCGAGGATCGGATAGATCGGCCGCCCGTCACGGCGGTGCCCCACCGGATCGAGCGGGTTGGGGAGCGAGGGGCGAGTCATGCGTGAACCATCCACAGGTCTCCAGCGCCCCCGCGCCGATGATCAGTGTAACAGTGCTGCCGCTCCCCCCAGCTCCACCGACACAAGGAGTGCTTGAGCAACGGATGCACAAATTGACAGCTGAACGACCTCAACAGGACAAGCGACACAGGCAGACCTACGCTTGATTCGTCACCATAAGCCTCATGCATTGATCCGTGCCCGTGGACTGGAAGTCGCACCTACGACCAAGGGGCGCTGCAAAATGGGCTGGCAATTCGAGCTTCGCGACGCCAACATCGTGGCATACCTTACGCGATCAATATCCGAGGAGCCTCCTCGCACCAAGGGCGAGGACCTGGTGCGATTCCTGGGAGCGTTGGGGCATAACCCACAATCTCTAATATCAAGTGACCCCGTCTGGATCGAGAGAATATCGGCGAGTGCAGGAGAATCGAGCCGACGCCTCGACCGCAGCCTCCGCGGCAAAAGTTGGAGTGAGTTCATCAGCCCACCTTTGATCAAAGAGGCACTTTCGGACGTGCGTCGGATTTTCGAAAACTTTGACCTGTACGCCCTCGTGGCCACAGGAGATCAACATAGTCACGACCGAGAGGACGCCTTCTTTCGGCACTCTGCTTACAGAACTGGACACAATGCACTGATCCTGAGTCCCCATGATGGAATGGGGGCAGATAGCTTGGATTTTTTCGACCCACTACCTCCTGTGCAGCTAATCGCCAACCATCCGGAAAATTTCCCTGGTGTGCTCTTTTGGTTGAGAACAGGAGAA
The Streptomyces sp. NBC_01485 genome window above contains:
- a CDS encoding GNAT family N-acetyltransferase, whose translation is MDAQFQRHDGTTAKAVLEELVDVYAEVYNVPPYIGDPFFSVQSYRDRLLAAFDMPGFETVTASQDGQIIGYVHGVTLASDRAWWVSLGNDRPEELRRTAEDGQIFWLRELMVRPDHTNQGLGRQLHDTVIAGRAETVTTLTCIIDNQPAHDAYLRWGYSMMGQIKHAPESPVYDAMFLPSS
- a CDS encoding gamma-glutamylcyclotransferase family protein; translation: MRHPHSEAPVALTAGSRDRLASEPGALFVYGTLQFPTVLEALIGRIPSGRPTAAPGWRAAALERRVYPGLVAAPGSTATGLLMEDLTPTEWKILDDFEDDRYDLREITLAEGLTGWAYVWPEGEVLPYNWQADYFADRHLAAYTARFKARVAQRESPAC
- a CDS encoding DUF6233 domain-containing protein — its product is MTWSAVQAMSALPPDTPRLRAILRHLDQQITDNETVGLYLRLQRDAVSKALGRAEGHATPQPAQTPRQRPAALPAFAGSQRGPKATGFSVERQPRAIGPEPARIHTDDCRSAGPTHPITAHDARAALLDPMVQACGFCRPDTELGMNLD
- a CDS encoding major capsid protein; the encoded protein is MALEKLLEAIVPEDIQAFIRAITTPEDYLLTREVFAERNIDNVKFRTKSSKRRVNAAKFRAWEAAPTLARRRAEQVINEGMLPWVGQELPFSELQIILAAVDRGQDTSEFLDLLYDDLEQHVEATKAAMEIAAGQMLSTGVVSLPGVALDVDWKVPAANRPTVAVPWSQSDAAAPITDELAWIQYLKSIGAPRPERVISSEKALSLLGATAEYRAAFHNSPSTEQIPTGMLAPEEVNRVRAKYNLPPVTTYDVQAYDSSDNLVRTTPESLWAMIPPRREQWGETQYGLTAEAIELRGKGVITAEEAPGIVITTHVQTRTPVQLSTISAAAAMPVLYVPDIHIAATVF
- a CDS encoding head decoration protein, whose protein sequence is MSDYQVLTTATTVTDDRTWLTSLDGVHEAQTITVDTSKLTSGTHYTAGTLNQPRNIIKSGIPLGKITASGLYAPYNSAASDGTQILAGFLVAETAFTPGSAKTAGALLWRGEVQTSKLPVTFAPPAAANTTAFIHYR